Below is a genomic region from Diabrotica undecimpunctata isolate CICGRU chromosome 7, icDiaUnde3, whole genome shotgun sequence.
agtaaaatgttaaattttctgaataaatatgatatcttaaataaatgccagcatgggtttcttcataataaatctacagagagtgcttctatttcattatttaattatatccacgctgctttggatcgaaaaaggtatgtgagtgcactcttttttgacttaactaaggcttttgactctattgacattgaaattatactgcataaattagaagcccttggttttcggggtcatttcttgaactggttaaggtcatacttacaacatcgtaaattcctagtaaaagtcgataataagaagtcatctgtttttaatcttgatcaaggtgtaccgcaaggctccgtattgggacccttaatatttcttttatatgtcaatgatttgataaattttttaactgcagaccatacagttctttatgcacatgattcaacaattgtagttgacgagtcaactgaagtcgaactcatttcaaaaatgaacttagtagcacaggaatttacaacctggtgtaaaaggaactctttaatggcaaatgcaaagaaaactatttgtatgcaGTTCTACTCGCGCTGTAAGCCATCCCATGGTTGTAAAATCACAGTTAGTTCTGAGGAAATACCCTTTAGTGATACAACACTATTTCTTGGTAGCATTctagaaagtaatatgacatgggatgaaaatgtcactaaagtctgcaaaacaatgaataagggttactatgcgatccttcagttgaaaaccctatttaacaccaatcaattgataagtgtgtattatgcattggtttattcatatatggcctataatgttgtcttatggggaaactctagaaactcttctagagtttttatcactcaaaagagaattcttagattgatatttaatattgataatagacaatcatgtcgtaaatattttattgaacacagactgttgacttttcatgctttatatatttataagtgtattattcacgtcaaaactaaatttcaaaattttacccccaactctgactttcataattacccgacaagacacgggaggttgataagcgtgtgtaaacactccacaactctctttgaaactagccctgattttgcaggatctaaattttacaattgtttgccacttaatataagaaatgaaaataatattcaaaaattcaaaaataaattaaaagcatgcttgatccaattatgcgtttacaacctaaatgattattttgacttaataaaagactacagggaatgaggaccgacgggttcagagacgctctatatcgcatatctttttttttatattaatctatattttattgattttgttttatgtaattgtcctatataacttgttgatcatgctttatgtactatatgacttgtcctatatcacaatatgatctgatgggattaataaagaatattctattctattctattctattctattctatatgcttatattattatCAGTGTTTACGGCTTGTGCGGCAGCACCATTAGCAGCAACAGCGGGAGTGACAACCTGGGCAGCCAAAAAGTTCATGAAGGTTATTTTCCAATGTACCCATTCCTTTGCTATTAATTTCATAGATGGATCCCCGTCGAACTGCTCGGGTTGTAGATACGTCCTCTTTATGTTGATTAAATTGAAATAAGAAAGCAAaacctatatttatttatatttatttttacgttTTTTGTACATTACCAATTGTACCACTtctatttgatatatttttagatatattGGTATCTGCAATAGACTATCAATATGCGTGGACCAAGTAGTCCAGCCTCAAAAAAGAATGCTTTTACTAAAACTACTCGAAGCGGCATTAGGAAGAATTTTGGAATTAAAAACAGATTTAGTCGAAGCAGATTTAAACGAATTTACACACTGCGGTGATACTATTGAAAATTTAAGAATTACGCCAATTGACAGAGAACTAATTGTACCAGAATGTTTTACAAGAGAGAGGCAAGAAGAGATTGAGTATAATAAAAGAGTTATAGACGAGGTAAGGTctgtttaaatataaaataatgcaaatataatagaataaaaaaaaaagatgtaggTAATATAACTACAAAATACAACATCATATTACAACTTCTTATCACAAACCCAtaagcttgtttgaaatctataaagAGGAGGTTTAGCTTTAACTGTTGTAAAAGATCTTTTAAATTTTGCGATTACCTACAATATAACTTTTATACGTATTTAAATTGTTTACcctatttaataatttttttatgaaattctTTCTATGCTTCGTTTACATATTTTTAGGTTCTTTCTAAACTAGGTTATCTAGACAAGACTCCTAAGAAAACACCCATGACAGAGCAACAAGCAATTTTGATTATTCAAAAACACGAGCGGGCTCGACAAGGTAGGCTTCGTCAACAATTTATGAAAGAGATAAGAACGATGAAAGAAAAGAGCAAACCAGTGCAAGAAGATGCAGAAGAGGAAGCTAAGCGTGGAGGAATCAGTCTGACAGCTGCAATGAAGATCCAGAAAATTTGGAGAGGATACATTGCCAGAAGAGCCACTAGGAGAAGAAAGATACAAGAAATGCTACTCATAGGAATGATACCGCCGCTTAAGACGAAAAGTGTTGAAATCGAAAAGGATTtggaaaacaagaactacaggtaggtaggaatttattatttattttttaaattaaaacttctataaaaaacaaaattaaaccaAACAAATACAACTATAGGATAAACACGCTATAagataaacatatttttatgaaTATACTAtcaaaaatataatgaaaaaaaaggataatacaataaaaattcaaaagttaGAAGGTTTCCGGCCATGTAATGAGACACTAAGAGAGGTacaaccttctacacctcataatacaggcaATATCGTCTAAAGTAGGGTCCCAGGCTGGAGAAGAAACCCCTGGCTCTTAAATCTGCGAGAGTGGTATCAAGACATATCCGCTAATCTGTTTTGAGCTGCCgcaaacaaagttattattgccaatatgattgcAAACGTTCTAAAAAATGTTGAAGTGATTCTTACTTTGGCCTAAAGGTGAAAGTAAAATCATAGAAAATATCGGAAAAATGCGTCCCCCTTAATCAAAGATTGACTTGTCGGCGAGTTTCTCAAAAATGTCGTAGTTCCTGATTAATGCTTCCGTTTCGTTTTCGTCCGACCATCCTGTATGTATAAATAGTTCCGTTGTCGCCAGAGTGGAAGAATCACAGCGAAGATTCTCATTCTTGCCGGGCAATTACAAGGGGTTTTATTAACTGCAATTGTATTGGCCTTCCGACcaatcttccgatcgggatcaaGCATAGTCTTAATCTTGATACCATCAAGACCTATTTGGCTGAGTGGCCATTTCAAGAAACCTTCGAGTTTTATTTCTCCCTATGTGAAAAACCTCATCGAACTATCTACAGCTCTTCCAGTAAAAGAAGTGTAGGAAACTGGCGTTTGTACTTGTTCGACTATCTTGTCGAGATAAAGAAAAGTCTGGAAACGGACTTGTAATTATCTCTCAAAAGCCATCAAGCAGCATCTCACTGGTCAGGGAGATATTGATCTTCGAAATATATAAAAGGCAGCTTGTCTTAAAACTATTCGGTAAGGAGTAAATAGAAGCCCGAGCGGATTTAGAATTACTCCTCAATCGGTAGACGAGCTAAAGCAGCACTTCGTGAACAAACCATTAGTTGGAAGTAAATAAAAGTCCTTACTGGTCTTAGAATTATTTCACGAGAGGCGGCGGTACGGAGTGAGCCCTTCGCTGTCGAGCGTGATTGCGAGAATAAACAAAATATCGGACACTCTAACGAGGCGCCGATCCTCGCTCCGAAAATAGGATCGTACCGTATTATCGATtgccaggtaaaataaatgcattattttaaatgccaAATGCCAGCGTTCACTGTCGGTGCTATGCTCTAGACGGGGATACGATGCGATGGTTTCCGTTATGAACGTAAGGCTTGAGTTGAGGAGCCAGTATCTCTGTTGATATTCAAGGTGTCTACTGTGCGTAGAATACTAACAAATATTTCATGTAATTCAAATattgtagcattttattttgaagtcccctcgtatatgtgttaattgaaatccccttatatatgcattagaataacgaagaattttttcaatgtttcttagttcgtatccttcaatttaaaacccatataatctttcgttctttctttaggtcgccgccgccgataatgaatcattttattgtttatttatgtcacaggcgcaaattcttcgatttttctttgttcaaaccgcccgatattgcgttttcaaattaatctacgtcttaatttccgttgtgtttagtttataccataagtgctttgtttgttctaagttttgtgagcaatttttttagataatttcgtcactctcagtggagccgctgttagaggcagtggtttcggtgttagtccgaatttttcttttaattcgtaatgttttttttttgtttttttcgtcttttgtcatgcaaaaatgtgcagtatagtagcagtgttgaGTTTTAAGTGCAGTTGATGAGGTTGACAGAGGTAACGGAAGAATGAAGACGTTTTAGAGGTCGGCCAAAAAGAAAACCGACAAATATATTAGAGAAGTGGTATTTTACTCAAGTAATGTGTTTATAAAGATATCAACATTTCCATTGTCCAGTTTTTAAGAAGCGTTTACATGGTGTGTCCAATGTGCCAGTTTCCACCTCACACCTCAATGTCCTAAGCAGCCGTTTAGGgatatttctttcacagtttgaagatgtagttttttgttccagttattgaaaattatacagtgaaactcaggtaactttttttgtgatcagattttaaaagtaaagtagacattttttaaataaacgtaataattgctttcatacaaaaaaaattgtaatatttaaagttgtaaattttatggtttgacttttagctgtcattttatttgttcagttttgttttaagatttagtattaacatatgacagttagcactatttttgacatagagaaaagatattttttttatttgtaataatttatttctggtacaaagttttttctgtattttttttaattgtgactattaatatagtgtttttatgttctctatgttttgtaactatttgtggtgacacaaaaataaatgttaaattttgtttcttaacatttgtttatttttttaactaaccctttttgagtttaatttgaaaaagattttgaatgttttgcatctctgataattatatctccagttacaactagctggttgtaataggtataattaggcacctcaagtggcgccctatattaaatttcttgaggtgtttcctgtttcgttttgtttttgtttgtcccaagagatttatgaccctttatttcatttttctgtagttgctccaatccaaacccccttgtcttttacttatccacgaccccagctctccaactaacccctgagtgcccgttcgcacaagtagcgaatattttgcttacccttctccacccccatagtttctcttccctcaattttctaccccttgtattaatacttctatggtaggcaaaatatcgttacaatatatatacatTAAAGTGTAAGAAATTCGAAGTGTTAAAGTATTCTATACTGCCTGTAGCACCTCGTTGACAACAGAGCCCCCGGTGAACCTCTCGCTGAGTGTCGAGGATACATAACTCCCCGAGCAAACAGAGGATGGAAACCTTCGTTCCTCCTCAAGAGCGGTGGTCGGAGACCATCTTGGAACTCAAGATAATATGAAGGATtcgtattaaaaaattaattttcgtgtTAAagtttcttttataatattgcaatatattaatatttatagtatctttaaaaatgttttgataaCTAGGAGAAAGTTACAAGTGGAGCGAcggaaagaatatgaaaaatctGTCAAAAACATTAGAGAAAGTTTGGAGAAAAATCAAAGGGGAGCAGTCTTGGAACAGTTAAGCGACCAAGTACGAGCATGGCTACAGGAATATAAAGCCACGACAGGAAAAATACCCGAATATACTGGAGAGGATAGAAGTGCTTCTAGGAATCTATTAAGTCGAcaaggtaaaatattttttataaaatatttattaaaaataatgtaatacAATAACTATTTTATAGGAACGGATAGTGAGTTGAGTAAGTCAACTCAAATTTCTTCAAAAGAGTCTAAGACCAAAAAAGATAAAGGAAAATCCAAAGAGGGTAAGGCCGATGATGTAGAAGAAGATCAGTCTACTAAAGCGCTTGTATCGACATTTGTTCCTGAGTTAAATCTGAGGAAGGAAGAGTACGATGAAGTCTGGAGGAATAAAGATGAATCCGGAAACTTCCGACAATATCACTACAGGTATATTATCGAACAAGAGCAAATGGCAGAAATGGAAAACGAGTTAAGAAAAGTTGTCGATGAAATGATGCGAGCAGAGTTAGAACTTCTACAGGTAGgtgtataattttttgtttttataactgCTTTATTAATCAAAACAATAATAGAGTATATGCGCTTTAAGGAAAATAGACAAGTAAAAGATCGAATTCGATCAGGCAGaccaaaaactgttataaattataataaaactttagaTTTAAATCAGAGTTTCTTTGAAGATCCACATACTTCCTCACGCAGAGCTGCACAAATACATGATGCAGGTTATTCTTTAGTGTTGCCTGTATATCATAATAATTCATTTAAACCCTACAAATTCCAGTTCTTGTAAGAAATAAATGAAGATGACTACGACCGTAGATTATAGTTTAGTGAGGTAATGATGAACAAAAATTGTAACTGACGAGAACTACGTTAACAAGATGTTTTTCCAAGGAAGCAATATTTACACCGCGTGGGAATGTAAATCGCCAAAGTTTAAGGTATTCGATTGAGGTAAATGTACACTGGATACGTAAAAACTatactcaaagaccacaaaaactatttaaaaaaatttagttaCGTTATTTAGATCAGACATATTGAATGGCCTCCACATTCACCCGATCTAAATCCTAaggattatttttattggggatacttgaacaatagaatttataaaactaaaccagcaagtgtTGCAGACCTAAGGCAAAGAATGATCGATGAATccatattaatttctagagcaacatggagaaatgtaatagacgcattctaccatcgTCTAGGATACTGACAAGTTAACAACGGAGGACATTTTAAACACTTGATTAGGTAGATATTAATTTAGCAATGTAGGAaagatttaatttaattgttatgTTCACATTTAGTTGTACATAGTTtgaatcaaaaaaattattgagtCGATTAGGCGTAAGTATTATATACAGTTGAACTGATATTAAAGTGGAAATTTCAATAAGggtaaaatatacagggtgttgtatttaaaaaccaaagtgactgaCGATATCAGAAAAATTGTAAATCTGGCAACGTTGCAAACATCAAATTTCAAATCTTCCTCCCCTTTAAGCCAAATTACGCCAGCGTCTCAAAAACAGAGTATCCACTGGCTATGCGGCGGGGGGTTGCTCTACGCAGCGTAGCCCTAAGATCAAACGCAGCCGCAGAGTCTGTGTGGGTTGCCCGCTGTTCGCTGTTGACCTCTCTTTCCTCATCACTTTCATCAGAGGGTTTTGAAGGTTCTTCTGTAACCATGTCATGTCAATGATTTGCTGATCATCATATATCTCGTAGCCATCATCATCAGCTCACACCGATTCTTCTGTATCATTGTCATTCGCCTCTTCACAGCAAGAAATATTTTGCATAAGGTCCCTTAACAAATTGGTTTCTTCAGTCTCTAGATCTGGCATTTCTTCGTAAGTAAGGCTTGGCCAATTTTTTTTCCAGGAGTTTCTTATAACTTTCTCATTCACAGATTCCCAAACGTCTGTCTGCTTCCCAGTAAATAatgtcttttatatttattttcttgagtTTTTCTAATAGTGGCAGTAATTTACCTTCATCACTGATTAGTCGCCTCAAGAACTACTTTTTGTATAACAGTTTCACATGCTGCAAAACTTGCTGATCCATTGGCTGTATCAGCGGGGTAACGTTTGGTGGTAGGCATACAACTTTTATATCTCCACAAACTTACCATCTGACGGATGAGACGTTGCATTGTCGACGAAAAGCAGAGCACAGGTTGACAAGCCTGATGTTTCACAAAAACGCCTAACTTCTGGAACGAATTGGTTTTTAAACCATTCCTTAAAAAGATGTGCGTTCATCCAAGCTTTTAGAACCTGGACCGGTTAGTTTTTCTTAGCAGCCATACTTTTGCTTGGCAATACCTTGAAGTTAAGGCACGTTTCTCCAGCATTATACATTTGATGAGGTGAGTAGTTTTCTGCATAAATCATCAGCAAATTTACCTACATATTTAAATGCAGCAGCTTCATCAGACGACAATCGTTCTCCAGTAATGGTCAGCTGGTATATGCCGTGACACTTCTTGAAACGATCAAGCGAACCTGCACTAGCAGCGAACGTTTCGTCACCATTCATTAAGAGAGGAAAAAGAGTTCCCTTTTTCCCCTCTTGACAAAACTACAAAAACAAAGCTTGTTAAGTTTTTCTAGTGGAGTAGTTTTGTCTAGTCAGTAGTTTTTCGAGATTCTGTACACTTACTTGAAGTTGCTGTGCAAAACTATTCTGTTTTTGATCGATTTCTTTGCCAATCAGTGGTCGTGGAATTTCCAACTCCATACTCAAATGCTAATTTAGACGCACTCTCGTCATTGTCCAAACATTTCAACATCTCACGTTTTTCCTTTAAGGTGCACGAACTGTGTTGTCGTTTTGAAGCTATATTGTATAGTGTAGGCATAAAAACACAGTGCAGTACTTCCGGTTCTCTATCTtcacacaataaataaaataatattataatacaaatagcaaaaataaaataagttcacagcaaaaatataaaaagaagcgGTACGGTATGAAAACAACAAAACTGAGATGTGAAAACTGTGAGAAACACACGAGTTCGAACTGTTGATGAGACACTGACAGTGGGAATTTGGCGGGGCCTGATATTCCGGTTACGGAAACTTGCAACTTTTTGTCTTGACAAACGGTGTCTGATCGTACATCTTAGGTGAATGTATTCTTTTAGTAAATATACTCTCTTGTCAACTAGCTAGCTAAACTCCTCCCATTGGATCTGCTCCCAAAGACGAATCTCTATCCATCTATGTCCTAATCAAAATCCTATCTCCTCTTGGATACTCAATTCTCCTAGCTCTAGCTTCTCCCGATGCAATGATAATTTATTGTTACTTACCAATGCTGTTAACATTAACTTCTGAACGGCTACTATTCAGCATACACGGACTCACCACTGCTACCACTTTTTAAAACCCTTTCGAAAacaaaattataagttttattcacacaatttaattttcttctaccGTTCAAATTCCttctcctcctaagtgccttctctgttgaggttggcgatcaatatggtaAATTTGTCTCTGTTCTAGGtatgatgaattaattcattttctCTTGTCTGGGttcaatctctgatgtttcgtagccaaggttttttctttcgtcctatgccccttttaccttgaATCTTGCCTtttaatattacctggagctgctcaaattccctatggtgcattatgtgtcctagatatgacgtctttctaattttaatagtattgaccagatgagggcgtgtgatcattgctctcagtacttcttcattcgtagttctgctggtccagcttattcttagcattcggcggtacatccacatttcaaatgaatttaatttgttgacgtcacactgttttaatgtccaggtctcacagccatatagtaatagagaccacgaccacacataacactttagtgttctcaattttattgagactgatagcttggggttacagagcattttatgcatattcatgaaaccagatcttgctatttcaatgcgtcttctaatttcttttgagtggtctagttgactatttatatgtatatgaagctttgggaactttgaagggtgataccatttatttttatgttaggtgtaacttgttcatgggggtttttgtggaataccagaattttggttttggaaaacttaatgtccaagcccagcctgtgactttcttttgataatatgttcatcaatatttttatttggtcttctgtttctgctaatactacggtgtcatcggcatatcttatattgtcaatgatgattccattggctctggcaccttcagggcgatcttcaagagaagctctaatcatatgttcggcatatatattaaataataggGGGATAAGATGCACCCTTGACGCACACTTCGTTCTATGTtaatgtacttggtgtttccgttctctgtttAAACGTATCCTGTGTGGTTctagtatgtattacttatgatagctatgtcgggtccgtccaaccctacttcttttagcacctcaatCAATTTTCCGTGTGTGATGCGGTcgaaggcctttctataatctacaaagcacacatacagccgtttttAAATCTCAAGATATCTTTTtgccatcagtgtcaatcccataattgcttctctagtgcctgtaccctttctaaaaccatattgagaacgactcaggtatGCCGTTCAAATTCGCCGGCATTCAATCTCTTTTTTTCTTCAGATGTTATTCTTTTTGTAACCAGGAACAGGTCTTTTTTCCACTTTCAAAATCCCTTCAAACGTACAACTTATCCTTCCCTTTTCTATTTTCAATCAATgatcttttaatatttcaaacaaacagaAACAGGAATTTACAGTTTCCTTGATATCTATCAAATTAATATTTCTCTTATTTTCGATGCACACCCAACAACAATATAATCcgcataaattaaatttttaaacttaacCATTTTAGAATTTCAAACGATAGCTGAATACGGTTAAacgctgttttataataataagatcaaCAATTTATTTCTAGACAACTTGTTAAccttattttgttttaaatattgatgattttatttattcttttaaggaaGCATTTGATAAAGATAGAGGACATAAAGGGAAGAAAAAATCGAGTAAAAAAGCCAGGCGAGGaggtaaaaaaagtaaaaagaaaaaggaaaaagacTTGACTCCCGACAGGACAACGGAATCACTGTTCGAGGAATTAGTAGCCAATGGAATCATAAAAAagtaattttgaaaattatttaattatttcaatGAGAACCCTATTTGTATAAAATCATCCTTACGTCTGTCTTTATGGTTTACTGATTTAATTTCTACTtcctataaaaataattttagtctgtttttttttatttgtgcacCTTTAGTTCAATAATTGTATTTAGATGAATGGATGTATTTCAGGTATCCGGAAGTTAGAATAACCGATTTCCAAGGAGAGATCTCGTTCTATCCACCATCCAAATATAACGTCGGTTCCGATCCTCCTATTGCACTTGGCGACATTCGACAAGTTCTCTTAGAATACTGCGTGGTTCCATTCCTAACCCCAAATCTACATCAAACTACCCCACATGTAAAATCCCTTTTACTAACCGGAAGTAAGGGAAGCGGTAAGAAAATGTTACTACATGCTGTTTGCACCGAAACAGGATCTGTGCTTTTTGATCTGACGCCATCCAATATCGTTGGAAAGTATCCAGGAAAGTCTGGACTGATAATGCTTATTCATTTAGTTTTAAAAGTATCCAGATTACTTCAGCCTTCTATTATCTACATGGATAATGCGGAGAGGCCTTTCGTTAAAAAGATTCCTAAGACCGATAAAAGTGATCCTAAAAGATTGAAGAAAGATTTGCCAAAAGTTATAAAAAGTAAGTATACCACCAAAGTAATTAGCGAAGAtggttgaaaaaaaaatattttattttaagtacTACTACTACATATATACTTttaagtatattttattttataaataaattcaaataaatatttcttttttagatttcaGTCCTGAAGACCGGGTAATGTTAATAGGCACATCCAATTTCCCATGGGAATGCGACCAGAAATTGTTACAGCAAGTATATCAGAAATTTATCATGATACCGCCTCCAAACTACAGTTCTAGGTATACGGCATGGAGTAATCTTCTTGGGCAATATATGCCAGTAAACTGGCAGTTCGATATGGGTCTAATGACAAGGATATCTGACGCCTATACTATAGGTGAGTAAATCTTGATCTTAAAGCAGTAATAAAAGCCTAAATTGTATGTACAAATATTTTTCCAAGCGATCATGTAAGTTACAGATAGAAAAACATATGATAACATACATTTTGCTTAAAATCTGTTTCTTAGTACTATTG
It encodes:
- the LOC140446183 gene encoding dynein regulatory complex protein 11 encodes the protein MSHKTYNELFKKTQDILNETLQLEPVQADRRDDRDLLANLYVRYIGICNRLSICVDQVVQPQKRMLLLKLLEAALGRILELKTDLVEADLNEFTHCGDTIENLRITPIDRELIVPECFTRERQEEIEYNKRVIDEVLSKLGYLDKTPKKTPMTEQQAILIIQKHERARQGRLRQQFMKEIRTMKEKSKPVQEDAEEEAKRGGISLTAAMKIQKIWRGYIARRATRRRKIQEMLLIGMIPPLKTKSVEIEKDLENKNYRRKLQVERRKEYEKSVKNIRESLEKNQRGAVLEQLSDQVRAWLQEYKATTGKIPEYTGEDRSASRNLLSRQGTDSELSKSTQISSKESKTKKDKGKSKEGKADDVEEDQSTKALVSTFVPELNLRKEEYDEVWRNKDESGNFRQYHYRYIIEQEQMAEMENELRKVVDEMMRAELELLQEAFDKDRGHKGKKKSSKKARRGGKKSKKKKEKDLTPDRTTESLFEELVANGIIKKYPEVRITDFQGEISFYPPSKYNVGSDPPIALGDIRQVLLEYCVVPFLTPNLHQTTPHVKSLLLTGSKGSGKKMLLHAVCTETGSVLFDLTPSNIVGKYPGKSGLIMLIHLVLKVSRLLQPSIIYMDNAERPFVKKIPKTDKSDPKRLKKDLPKVIKNFSPEDRVMLIGTSNFPWECDQKLLQQVYQKFIMIPPPNYSSRYTAWSNLLGQYMPVNWQFDMGLMTRISDAYTIGSIISTINEVMTVKRMLQLRIHPLSPLELVNALCKRTPIYKEEEEAFEQWWSKVPTVRKRARAVELLQEEQAELAAKQQANAKKKI